In Paenibacillus sp. BIC5C1, a genomic segment contains:
- a CDS encoding cache domain-containing sensor histidine kinase, whose amino-acid sequence MMKRSLSIRLFFHFAVVITLSLSAIGLFTYTYASTEMNDQLADNIAQTMRNTAYQTDLYLQNYDRATYSILSNGSVKHFLDMNSEDSYAYYEYSRQIKTNVFPPVFMLYPQIKFLYVIGDNGRVVIDDNQNSAGIPDIDAVQQYKELLAATPANGESTLLTRSIRGGQSANVITIARRIRGVSSYTPNGVLAMEVNVLELDKIWGELDLGQGGYQYVMDQNGTVIYTPGDEEAQTAMPSNTVNRLMHMEAGSLEQNTDGTKRLLISELSAYSGWRFVASVPLSELQRPIATIRSATLWVGAGTLLAALVVAYRIGASQVEPIRVLMNGMRQTEKGIWNKVEMKERRDEIGVLIRSYNLMVSRLSDMIESVYESELRRQKSEIELQQEALERHRAEFQALQLQINPHFLYNTLETIKCYAVVQDSEEIAQMVESMAHMLRYSIQTNLEEITVANELKHVLAYLSIMKHRMDRELEVEVIIAPDLLLEKMVRLTLQPLVENVLQHAFPRGMEPGHFIRIDARRLEDRFLVIVQDNGMGMSEERLEKLRDRLELNRLAGEDSDDVYHRGGIGLMNVHRRIQLVFGEMYGLMIESEQGLGTTITMALPADQHSKRI is encoded by the coding sequence ATGATGAAGCGCAGCCTGTCCATCCGCCTGTTCTTTCATTTTGCCGTCGTGATTACGTTGTCCCTGTCCGCCATCGGCCTGTTCACCTATACCTATGCCTCGACTGAAATGAACGACCAGCTTGCGGACAATATCGCCCAAACGATGCGCAATACGGCATACCAGACCGATCTGTATTTGCAAAATTATGATCGTGCGACCTACTCCATCCTCTCGAACGGAAGTGTGAAGCACTTTCTCGATATGAATTCGGAGGACAGTTATGCCTATTACGAGTACAGCCGTCAGATTAAGACGAATGTGTTCCCGCCTGTTTTTATGTTATACCCACAGATCAAGTTCCTGTATGTTATCGGGGATAACGGGCGTGTTGTGATTGATGACAACCAGAATTCAGCCGGCATACCGGATATCGACGCGGTACAGCAATATAAGGAGTTGCTGGCTGCAACCCCTGCAAATGGCGAATCGACGTTGCTGACCCGCAGTATTCGCGGTGGACAGAGTGCCAATGTGATTACGATCGCGCGACGGATCAGAGGGGTGTCCTCCTATACGCCCAATGGAGTACTGGCGATGGAAGTGAATGTGCTGGAACTTGACAAAATATGGGGAGAACTCGATCTCGGTCAAGGTGGGTATCAGTATGTGATGGATCAGAACGGAACGGTAATCTACACACCCGGGGACGAAGAGGCGCAGACGGCTATGCCGTCCAACACTGTGAACAGGCTTATGCACATGGAGGCAGGGTCACTGGAACAGAACACGGATGGCACCAAGCGGCTGCTCATATCGGAACTTTCTGCATATTCGGGATGGCGCTTTGTCGCTTCCGTGCCGCTGTCGGAGCTGCAAAGACCGATTGCAACGATTCGTTCGGCCACCTTATGGGTTGGTGCAGGGACCTTGCTCGCTGCACTTGTCGTGGCCTACCGGATTGGAGCATCTCAAGTGGAACCCATTCGTGTGCTGATGAACGGAATGAGACAGACGGAGAAGGGAATCTGGAACAAGGTGGAGATGAAGGAAAGGCGCGATGAAATTGGTGTGCTGATCCGCAGCTATAATCTGATGGTCAGTCGCCTGTCGGACATGATTGAGAGTGTATACGAGTCGGAGCTGCGCCGCCAGAAGTCGGAAATCGAGCTTCAGCAGGAGGCGCTGGAACGGCACCGTGCGGAATTTCAGGCGCTTCAGTTGCAGATCAATCCGCATTTTCTCTACAACACCCTGGAAACGATCAAATGTTATGCCGTCGTACAGGACTCCGAAGAAATCGCACAGATGGTGGAATCCATGGCTCATATGCTCCGTTATTCCATTCAGACCAATCTGGAGGAAATTACGGTTGCCAATGAACTGAAGCACGTGCTGGCCTACCTTTCCATCATGAAACATCGCATGGATCGGGAGCTTGAAGTTGAGGTCATCATTGCACCGGATCTGTTGTTGGAAAAAATGGTTCGACTCACTCTTCAGCCACTGGTGGAAAATGTGCTACAACACGCATTTCCGCGAGGCATGGAGCCCGGTCACTTTATCCGTATCGATGCTCGGCGCCTGGAAGATCGCTTTCTTGTCATCGTCCAGGATAACGGTATGGGCATGAGCGAGGAACGCCTGGAGAAGCTGCGTGACCGTCTGGAATTGAATCGTCTGGCAGGCGAAGATTCCGATGATGTCTACCATCGCGGAGGCATCGGACTCATGAATGTTCATCGCCGGATACAGCTGGTATTTGGAGAAATGTATGGCTTGATGATTGAGAGTGAGCAAGGCTTGGGAACGACCATTACGATGGCGCTTCCCGCAGATCAGCATAGCAAACGGATTTAA
- a CDS encoding SDR family NAD(P)-dependent oxidoreductase, with product MNINLQNKIALVTGSSGGIGAAIAGALARCGAKVAVNGLHNMDRAEEVVAAIRDAGGEAAAFQADVTDTNAIESMVGDITLRFGGPIDLLINNAGHLVERSPIETMSEELYSRIMDVNLKSAVFVSKAVIPGMKAAGGGRIINLTSVAAHNGGGPGAAIYAASKAAVIALTKGLAKELAPGRITVNALSPGFIGQTAFHATFTSAEGRSSAVSSIPLGREGTPDDVAGAALYLCSELGSFITGETIEINGGMYMR from the coding sequence ATGAATATTAACTTGCAGAACAAAATTGCGCTGGTTACCGGCTCCAGCGGAGGAATTGGTGCTGCCATTGCTGGGGCATTGGCACGTTGCGGAGCAAAGGTAGCTGTGAATGGCCTGCATAATATGGATCGGGCGGAGGAGGTCGTGGCCGCCATCCGGGATGCTGGCGGTGAAGCAGCGGCATTTCAGGCAGATGTGACCGATACGAATGCCATAGAATCGATGGTTGGGGATATTACGCTCCGCTTTGGCGGTCCGATTGATCTGTTGATTAATAATGCAGGGCATCTGGTTGAACGGAGTCCGATTGAAACGATGAGCGAGGAGCTTTACAGCCGGATTATGGATGTCAATCTGAAGAGCGCTGTCTTTGTCTCCAAAGCGGTCATTCCTGGTATGAAAGCGGCTGGAGGCGGCCGAATTATCAATCTGACCTCGGTAGCGGCTCATAACGGGGGCGGTCCGGGTGCAGCTATTTACGCAGCCTCCAAGGCAGCTGTCATTGCGTTAACCAAAGGACTTGCCAAAGAACTGGCGCCTGGCAGGATTACGGTCAATGCCCTTTCACCGGGCTTCATCGGGCAAACGGCATTCCATGCAACGTTCACCTCGGCGGAAGGCCGATCTTCTGCGGTAAGCAGCATTCCGCTTGGACGGGAAGGGACTCCCGATGATGTCGCAGGAGCGGCGCTGTACCTGTGTTCCGAGCTGGGTTCTTTTATAACCGGAGAAACGATTGAAATTAATGGCGGAATGTACATGCGTTGA
- a CDS encoding DUF4962 domain-containing protein, with protein sequence MEVKRKLAERPLYQPISGPFHVDYAPDEHTVLAENPPRFTWMAAQQEDENAYMLQVSVGPSFQEEGTMTFAPLPYNFFTPDKVFEPGDYYWRYALLVDHPVQQGSEAEVDVVRGKQQEMSAWSEVRRFTVPAGLPETPIPSRAQRYVATETSHPRLWLGDSGLRALADAIASDATYCGWDMFMAKSVEPWANREPISEPLPYPDNKRVAALWRQMYIDCQETLYAIRHLSIAGRVLRDERLLGAAKTWLLHVAAWDTEGTTSRDYNDEAAFRVAAALAWGYDWLHDELNSEEQEVVRRSLLRRTEQVAQHVMVRSKIHHVPYDSHAVRSLSSVLVPCCMAMLHEEQQAAEWLDYAIDYYACLYSPWGGSDGGWAEGPMYWTTGMAYVTEAMNLLRNYAGIDFFCRPFFQRTGDFPFYVYPPDARRASFGDQSTLGDPVNLKTGYLVRQLAGVTGNRWYQWYFERVRQSDPGTEGAFYNYGWWDFNFDDLVYRHDYPQVEEESPVDIEPLKWFRDVGWVAMHHRMDNPDEHIMLLLKSSRYGSISHSHADQNSFTLHAFGEPLAADTGYYIAHGSSFHREWRRQTRSKNNLLIGGAGQYAENNKVLNMAATGQIEEAYWRDGDGYVRAVATDAYASTVPHVKRVVREIHFLQSSYFVIVDHIDLEKPDSVQWLFHALHPLQLKGQSFRLDGNKAGLEGTFVYASSGELALSQTDQFAEVDPAEYEGLERHYHLSAETRPASSHRIVTLLVPYKIEEPKYVPYFIDDQDHGIHLYFTDNGVTKKIEVSKTY encoded by the coding sequence ATGGAAGTGAAGCGGAAGCTTGCAGAAAGACCGTTGTACCAACCAATCAGCGGGCCATTCCATGTGGACTATGCACCTGATGAACATACTGTTCTGGCAGAGAATCCGCCAAGATTTACCTGGATGGCGGCGCAGCAAGAGGATGAGAACGCCTATATGCTGCAGGTGTCGGTGGGGCCTTCTTTTCAGGAAGAAGGGACGATGACCTTTGCGCCGCTCCCGTATAACTTTTTCACGCCGGATAAAGTGTTTGAACCTGGAGATTATTATTGGCGATATGCACTGCTTGTAGATCATCCAGTGCAGCAAGGTAGCGAAGCCGAAGTGGATGTCGTGCGGGGTAAGCAGCAGGAAATGTCGGCATGGAGTGAGGTGAGGCGGTTTACGGTGCCAGCGGGATTGCCCGAGACACCGATACCTTCTCGGGCACAGCGGTATGTTGCCACGGAAACGTCTCACCCTCGGCTATGGCTCGGAGATAGCGGGCTAAGGGCACTTGCGGATGCCATTGCGTCAGATGCTACATATTGCGGCTGGGATATGTTTATGGCAAAATCCGTGGAGCCATGGGCCAACAGAGAGCCGATCAGTGAACCGCTGCCTTACCCGGATAACAAACGTGTCGCTGCGCTGTGGAGGCAAATGTACATTGACTGTCAGGAAACGTTATATGCGATTCGTCATCTCAGCATCGCGGGGCGGGTGCTTCGTGACGAACGGTTGCTTGGTGCAGCGAAAACCTGGCTGTTGCATGTAGCGGCTTGGGATACGGAAGGAACGACCTCCCGTGATTACAACGATGAAGCGGCCTTTCGGGTCGCAGCCGCGCTCGCTTGGGGCTATGATTGGCTGCATGATGAGTTGAACAGTGAAGAGCAAGAGGTGGTGAGGCGCAGTTTGCTGCGTCGGACAGAACAGGTGGCCCAGCATGTGATGGTCCGCTCGAAAATCCATCATGTGCCTTATGACAGCCATGCTGTGCGTTCATTGTCTTCCGTGCTTGTGCCCTGCTGCATGGCCATGTTGCATGAGGAGCAGCAGGCTGCAGAGTGGCTGGATTATGCGATCGATTATTATGCCTGTCTGTACTCCCCTTGGGGAGGAAGTGATGGAGGTTGGGCCGAAGGTCCAATGTACTGGACAACAGGTATGGCCTACGTGACCGAAGCGATGAATTTGTTGCGAAACTATGCGGGCATCGATTTCTTCTGTCGGCCGTTCTTCCAGCGTACCGGGGATTTTCCATTCTACGTGTACCCGCCCGATGCTCGGCGCGCCAGCTTTGGAGATCAGTCTACGCTGGGTGACCCCGTAAACTTGAAAACAGGCTATCTTGTCCGCCAACTGGCAGGTGTTACAGGAAACCGCTGGTACCAGTGGTACTTTGAGCGTGTACGCCAATCCGATCCGGGGACAGAGGGAGCTTTTTATAACTACGGTTGGTGGGACTTTAACTTTGACGACTTGGTATACCGCCACGATTATCCGCAGGTGGAGGAAGAGTCGCCTGTGGACATTGAGCCACTTAAGTGGTTCCGTGATGTGGGGTGGGTAGCGATGCATCATCGGATGGATAATCCGGATGAGCATATCATGCTGCTTCTCAAGTCGAGCCGTTACGGCTCGATCAGCCACAGTCATGCGGATCAGAACAGCTTCACTTTGCATGCATTTGGTGAGCCACTTGCAGCGGATACAGGCTATTATATCGCGCACGGCAGCTCTTTTCACCGGGAATGGCGCAGGCAGACACGCTCCAAAAACAACCTGCTGATCGGTGGAGCAGGTCAGTATGCCGAGAACAACAAGGTGCTGAACATGGCCGCCACCGGGCAGATCGAGGAGGCCTATTGGCGGGATGGCGATGGTTATGTGCGCGCGGTAGCGACCGATGCCTATGCCAGCACCGTTCCCCATGTGAAGCGTGTTGTACGGGAGATTCATTTTCTGCAATCATCCTATTTCGTCATTGTGGACCACATTGACCTGGAGAAGCCGGACAGCGTTCAATGGCTGTTTCATGCACTGCACCCGCTACAGCTGAAAGGGCAGAGCTTCCGTCTGGACGGTAATAAGGCTGGGCTTGAGGGCACGTTTGTATATGCTTCCTCCGGTGAGCTGGCGCTCAGCCAGACGGATCAATTCGCAGAGGTGGACCCGGCAGAGTACGAAGGACTGGAAAGACATTATCATCTGAGCGCAGAAACGCGCCCTGCTTCAAGCCATAGAATTGTAACACTGCTTGTGCCGTATAAGATCGAGGAGCCGAAGTATGTCCCCTATTTCATCGATGACCAGGATCACGGCATCCATCTCTATTTTACCGACAACGGTGTTACGAAGAAGATCGAGGTATCCAAGACGTACTAG
- a CDS encoding extracellular solute-binding protein, with protein MKKWMVSGMALLLAAAVMTGCNKGSGAASGEGGGDGKTKFSISLRTLAYTYVEKSPDINKDQWVKKLEDLTNTDLKIVLVPHKEYEQKMVQMFATNDIPDVVQGDGGVNGKEMAGSVEAGVFQPLDELLQQYGQDLLKAVPKEAWDQVTHDGHIYAIPEYLSNPSRRATWIRKDLLDQTGLPVPTTVEETMDVLRAFKKLGVENPYMGREDFKYADTFFGAYDVQQFLSMMEQQGDQVVPKFMDNENMQQALTVYKTMYEEGLINKEFATINSTVFKNTILSGKAGMWSMNANELIQWEKQIKASVPDAKIEIIPSPVGPDGKGGYYLYGPVTRAYFINKDAADPASIIRFFNWMVSDEAEKFFTYGTEGETYTEDNGVISYTAPTDSAGVDEERYRQSFLWFVQDTTYNKGSLSLTEEGRKLMNIYDTILAKEGRDGINFDPRLEAFVQNPDIAPNSDTPPQVLLTHMIKMVYGKEPISDWPKVVEEWKSKGGDQAIKEATEKFNKGEGVSAPRR; from the coding sequence ATGAAAAAGTGGATGGTCTCAGGCATGGCGCTATTGCTGGCAGCAGCTGTCATGACAGGATGCAACAAAGGCAGCGGAGCGGCATCCGGTGAGGGCGGGGGAGACGGCAAAACAAAATTCTCCATTTCACTACGTACGCTGGCGTATACCTATGTGGAGAAGTCACCGGACATTAACAAGGATCAATGGGTGAAGAAACTGGAGGATCTGACCAATACCGATCTGAAAATTGTCCTGGTGCCCCATAAGGAATATGAACAGAAAATGGTCCAGATGTTTGCCACCAATGATATTCCTGATGTGGTGCAGGGTGACGGCGGCGTCAACGGCAAAGAGATGGCCGGATCGGTCGAAGCAGGAGTATTTCAGCCGCTGGATGAACTGCTGCAGCAGTACGGGCAAGATTTGCTGAAAGCCGTGCCGAAGGAAGCCTGGGACCAGGTAACTCATGACGGACATATCTATGCCATTCCCGAATATTTATCCAATCCATCCCGCCGGGCAACCTGGATTCGCAAGGATCTGCTGGATCAAACGGGACTGCCGGTGCCTACTACGGTTGAGGAGACTATGGACGTTTTGCGCGCCTTTAAGAAACTCGGCGTGGAGAATCCGTATATGGGGCGTGAGGATTTCAAATATGCGGATACCTTTTTCGGTGCCTATGACGTACAGCAATTCCTGTCCATGATGGAGCAGCAGGGCGACCAGGTTGTACCGAAGTTCATGGATAACGAGAATATGCAACAAGCCCTAACGGTCTATAAGACGATGTACGAGGAAGGTCTGATCAACAAAGAGTTCGCGACCATCAATTCCACCGTATTCAAAAATACGATTCTCTCTGGCAAGGCGGGCATGTGGTCCATGAACGCCAACGAACTGATCCAATGGGAGAAGCAGATTAAAGCGTCGGTTCCCGATGCCAAAATCGAGATTATCCCTTCCCCAGTCGGCCCCGACGGAAAGGGCGGTTATTATTTGTACGGTCCGGTGACACGTGCCTACTTTATTAATAAGGATGCAGCTGATCCGGCTTCCATTATCCGTTTCTTCAACTGGATGGTGTCAGACGAAGCCGAGAAGTTTTTCACATACGGCACAGAAGGAGAGACCTACACAGAGGATAATGGCGTGATTTCATACACAGCGCCAACAGACTCTGCTGGTGTGGACGAAGAGCGTTATCGTCAGTCGTTCTTATGGTTCGTACAGGACACGACGTACAATAAAGGCTCGTTGTCGCTGACAGAAGAAGGCAGAAAGCTGATGAATATTTACGATACCATTTTAGCCAAAGAAGGTCGGGATGGCATCAACTTTGATCCGCGTTTGGAAGCCTTTGTACAGAATCCTGATATTGCTCCCAATTCGGATACACCTCCTCAGGTATTGCTCACACACATGATCAAGATGGTTTATGGTAAGGAGCCGATTTCTGATTGGCCGAAAGTGGTAGAGGAATGGAAATCCAAAGGTGGCGATCAGGCAATCAAAGAAGCCACCGAGAAATTCAATAAGGGTGAGGGAGTGTCGGCACCGCGTCGCTAA
- a CDS encoding alpha/beta hydrolase yields the protein MSGVFITWKRRVVLVAMSVILISGITVPVHEVRAMEDAIPSSIFNITQEENIPDPEGPELEIYVENFDDPDNFGSTGGIALRAPWLQEGEGGSKAKTSSSTTAPSLPNMIKIDGTDALALPLDLTGYGNIRLSYYTRASSYISGSIIIEWSKDGGISWATLETFELPPGTPDVKNKQGNTLKSWTLGSEANNNSTVKIRFRTGDAMQANMYIDNVAIYGQAIPGITPAPSPVPPGEENTEFTPPQGVTLYEDVEIGTAGGRAIYSSIAVPETAAAEPMPVMVYIHGGGWNHGDRKQALNSICNYVLKRGYIGVSLDYRLTPEAPFPAQIQDVKLAIRYLRAHAAQYNLDPSRIGVWGSSAGGHLAALLGTTGDMVAGDTVELDTGVTVDVPDLEGSGGWPEYSDKVQAVADWYGPADFTTAFANNYSSVTALLGGHRAFDVPEQARLAMPGTYASPDDPPFWIRHGDADATIPYTDSVTFAGQLQSAGVPIVDMKVVPGQGHGFTGTASEIANAEAWAFLDEHVKNRIVTEPIIFKSNPEHPSPGNEEEGEEKPLIEKVIASKLPSDD from the coding sequence GTGAGTGGCGTGTTCATAACGTGGAAGAGGCGGGTTGTACTTGTTGCCATGTCTGTCATACTCATTAGCGGTATTACCGTTCCCGTGCATGAAGTTCGGGCGATGGAAGACGCTATTCCTAGCTCTATTTTCAATATTACACAGGAAGAAAATATCCCAGATCCGGAGGGCCCAGAGCTGGAGATTTACGTGGAAAACTTTGATGATCCGGACAATTTTGGCTCTACTGGCGGAATTGCATTGAGAGCTCCCTGGCTGCAGGAAGGAGAAGGTGGAAGCAAGGCCAAAACGTCATCTTCCACAACCGCACCTTCGCTGCCCAACATGATCAAGATTGACGGAACCGATGCACTCGCTCTGCCGCTTGATCTGACTGGATACGGAAATATCCGGCTGAGCTACTACACGCGCGCCTCATCCTATATCAGCGGTAGCATTATTATCGAATGGTCGAAGGACGGAGGCATTTCCTGGGCTACGCTGGAGACATTTGAACTTCCTCCGGGTACTCCTGACGTGAAGAACAAGCAAGGAAATACGCTAAAAAGCTGGACGCTGGGCTCGGAAGCGAACAATAACAGCACGGTGAAAATTCGTTTTCGAACAGGAGATGCCATGCAGGCCAACATGTATATCGACAATGTTGCCATTTACGGTCAGGCTATTCCCGGTATAACGCCTGCCCCATCCCCAGTGCCGCCTGGAGAGGAGAATACTGAGTTTACGCCACCACAAGGAGTGACTTTATACGAAGATGTGGAGATTGGCACGGCTGGTGGGCGAGCAATCTATTCATCCATTGCTGTTCCCGAGACAGCGGCAGCTGAACCGATGCCGGTCATGGTCTATATCCATGGAGGTGGATGGAATCACGGTGATCGAAAGCAGGCATTAAACTCCATATGCAATTATGTACTCAAACGTGGTTATATCGGTGTATCTCTGGACTACCGGCTGACACCTGAGGCGCCCTTCCCTGCCCAGATTCAGGATGTAAAGCTCGCTATCCGATACTTGCGAGCTCATGCGGCGCAGTACAATCTGGACCCGAGTCGTATCGGCGTCTGGGGATCATCTGCGGGCGGCCATCTGGCTGCATTACTCGGCACAACAGGGGACATGGTCGCTGGTGACACTGTAGAGCTCGATACAGGGGTGACGGTAGATGTACCTGATCTTGAAGGTTCTGGCGGATGGCCTGAGTATTCCGATAAAGTGCAGGCCGTCGCCGACTGGTACGGACCCGCTGATTTTACGACGGCATTTGCCAATAACTATAGCTCGGTTACGGCTCTGCTTGGTGGGCATCGTGCGTTCGATGTTCCGGAGCAGGCCAGACTTGCCATGCCTGGCACGTATGCTTCACCGGATGATCCACCGTTCTGGATTCGGCACGGTGATGCTGATGCCACCATTCCCTATACCGACAGTGTTACTTTCGCGGGACAGCTTCAATCTGCGGGTGTCCCGATTGTGGATATGAAAGTCGTACCAGGTCAGGGCCATGGATTTACAGGGACGGCTTCCGAGATTGCTAATGCGGAGGCGTGGGCCTTCCTTGATGAACATGTGAAGAACCGGATCGTTACGGAGCCCATTATTTTCAAAAGTAATCCCGAACACCCTTCGCCTGGAAATGAAGAAGAGGGAGAAGAAAAACCTTTGATTGAGAAGGTCATCGCCAGTAAACTGCCAAGCGACGATTGA
- a CDS encoding discoidin domain-containing protein encodes MRRSSPVNCQATIDSGKPDLNFNQATGSSTGLLSISSTSSTKKYVYFKFDMTGNEPEGDRYRLRIAAKKGTSNIDTELSLYGLNATDWSESSLTWSNAPVQSLSEASLVGTFQVTADRNGSPAVYEVDVTDVVKSRPDAGQVAFLLADAGSTGVSVNVYTKEANGTSNPRPQLSVIALIEEGSDTQSPEWEQGAELKIRNWGTDFAELRWPAASDDTAVSAYRMYRDGVMLAEQGKQSFRDSGLAAGTSYTFQVRAIDEAGNVSTALSTDMTTLAVPVSSLSVASVSASGSDGNLATNTIDNNSYTRWSVAGEGQWITFDLGQAQQVGYVGIGFYKGDVRKTFFEIETSVDGNHWTQVYDGESSGDTTEMQAFDIPDTSARYVRITGHGNSDSSIYTSLTDVHLYAPYAGGGTPVALIPYIEPQPPEGTVPFIAPGLTETDGTPHTIHSPHAVTGRTIDVRDYGADLADNTSDDRPAIQAAIDEANVGDEVFLPNGVYNLLSGPDGTTNLMLKSGVNLRGESGEGTVLKTSLDQVTGSAVLKASAQQSILVSNMTITSSWSGTYTTDHKSNNPSAGGPDSMIHIANYGEAPSYDITIDGVIVEKFKRMAIRIEHSRDVVVKHATFRNATDLGPGGSGYGISIQGTAKTDRLGFDNDTIWNVVEDSTFEGPYLRHGALIQFVAHNNVLRGNTFSGTKLDAIDLHGELEYLNEISGNVITDVLTGAGIGLGNTGGSAPSNHSKSGKGNYIHDNTIRNSQIGISVTMGTPDTLIEDNLIENTTTIADAAGIKVLNGPGTVIRGNVIRNNTASGYWGVRLERDKGDAGAGNIGEGNPENVLIENNRIEGNTNGIGLFAGVGILLKANILNNVNEDYYKAAGVTVTEL; translated from the coding sequence TTGAGAAGGTCATCGCCAGTAAACTGCCAAGCGACGATTGACAGCGGAAAGCCTGATCTGAATTTCAATCAGGCAACGGGCTCCAGCACCGGATTACTAAGCATCTCTTCCACTTCATCGACCAAGAAATATGTGTATTTCAAATTTGATATGACCGGAAATGAGCCTGAAGGAGATCGGTATCGACTTCGGATTGCCGCCAAGAAAGGCACATCGAATATCGATACAGAGTTGTCTCTATATGGTTTGAATGCAACGGACTGGAGCGAATCATCGTTAACCTGGTCGAATGCTCCGGTTCAAAGTCTCAGCGAAGCTTCGCTCGTTGGCACATTCCAGGTTACGGCAGATCGTAATGGAAGCCCAGCAGTCTATGAAGTGGATGTAACCGATGTTGTGAAGAGTCGTCCAGATGCGGGGCAGGTTGCATTTTTGCTCGCGGATGCGGGATCAACTGGTGTTTCCGTGAACGTATACACCAAGGAAGCCAACGGAACAAGCAATCCGCGTCCACAGTTATCGGTCATTGCTTTAATTGAAGAAGGTAGTGACACGCAGTCGCCAGAATGGGAGCAGGGAGCCGAACTGAAAATTCGCAACTGGGGAACGGATTTTGCGGAACTGAGATGGCCCGCTGCCAGCGATGATACGGCTGTATCTGCCTACCGAATGTATCGGGATGGAGTTATGCTGGCAGAACAAGGTAAACAGTCATTTCGTGACAGCGGACTTGCAGCTGGAACATCGTACACGTTTCAAGTGAGGGCGATTGATGAGGCAGGTAACGTCAGCACTGCATTATCAACCGATATGACCACCCTTGCCGTTCCGGTTTCGTCCTTGTCTGTTGCTTCCGTCTCGGCAAGCGGCAGTGACGGTAACCTGGCGACCAATACCATCGACAATAACAGTTATACACGCTGGTCTGTTGCCGGAGAGGGGCAATGGATCACGTTTGATCTGGGTCAGGCTCAGCAAGTGGGCTATGTTGGGATTGGTTTTTACAAAGGGGATGTCAGGAAGACCTTTTTTGAGATAGAAACGTCTGTTGACGGTAATCATTGGACCCAGGTATATGACGGCGAAAGCAGTGGGGATACAACAGAAATGCAGGCATTTGATATCCCGGACACTTCTGCACGTTATGTACGGATCACCGGGCATGGCAATTCTGATTCCAGTATTTATACAAGTCTGACCGATGTGCATCTGTATGCCCCTTATGCAGGGGGAGGAACGCCCGTTGCCCTGATTCCATACATTGAGCCGCAACCACCGGAGGGAACGGTACCTTTTATCGCTCCAGGTCTGACGGAGACAGATGGAACACCGCATACTATCCATTCTCCTCATGCTGTAACTGGACGTACGATTGATGTACGGGATTATGGAGCAGATCTGGCTGATAATACGAGTGATGATCGACCTGCAATACAGGCCGCCATTGATGAGGCTAACGTTGGTGATGAAGTGTTTTTGCCTAATGGAGTGTACAATTTGTTGTCCGGGCCGGATGGAACCACCAACCTGATGCTCAAATCCGGGGTGAACCTGAGAGGGGAGAGCGGTGAAGGAACTGTGCTCAAGACATCACTGGATCAAGTGACGGGCAGCGCTGTTCTGAAAGCATCAGCTCAGCAAAGCATTCTTGTATCCAATATGACCATAACTTCATCCTGGTCCGGCACTTACACGACCGATCACAAATCCAATAACCCCTCCGCAGGGGGGCCGGATAGCATGATCCACATCGCTAACTATGGTGAGGCTCCATCGTATGACATTACAATCGATGGCGTAATTGTGGAAAAATTCAAACGAATGGCTATCCGTATCGAACACAGCCGAGATGTCGTTGTGAAACATGCAACATTCCGTAATGCAACAGATCTGGGCCCTGGGGGTTCAGGTTATGGAATTTCCATTCAGGGAACGGCCAAGACCGATCGGCTCGGCTTTGACAATGATACGATATGGAATGTGGTGGAGGATAGTACGTTTGAGGGCCCTTATCTCAGACATGGAGCGTTGATTCAGTTTGTCGCCCATAACAACGTGCTGCGTGGCAATACATTTAGCGGAACAAAGCTGGATGCTATTGATCTTCATGGTGAACTGGAGTATTTGAATGAAATCTCCGGCAATGTCATTACGGATGTGCTGACAGGCGCAGGGATCGGACTTGGCAATACAGGGGGTTCAGCACCCAGCAACCACAGCAAGTCGGGCAAAGGAAACTACATTCATGACAACACGATCAGGAACAGCCAAATCGGCATTTCGGTAACCATGGGCACCCCGGATACATTAATCGAGGATAATCTCATCGAGAATACAACCACGATTGCCGATGCGGCAGGAATTAAAGTACTGAACGGACCGGGCACAGTAATACGCGGCAATGTGATCCGTAACAATACCGCCAGCGGATACTGGGGCGTGCGGCTTGAACGCGACAAAGGCGATGCCGGAGCCGGCAATATTGGCGAAGGAAACCCCGAGAATGTGTTGATTGAAAATAACCGAATCGAAGGTAACACAAACGGAATCGGACTCTTTGCCGGAGTCGGCATTCTGCTGAAGGCCAACATTCTAAACAATGTGAATGAGGACTACTACAAAGCAGCAGGTGTTACCGTTACCGAGTTATAA